From a region of the Methanoculleus receptaculi genome:
- a CDS encoding nitroreductase family protein: MSSIGGAVNLAVTVIRSRHSVRKYKDTPIDDKIVKDALDCAHLAPTARNEQPWLFGAIRDRDTLKAIAGLADNGRFIANAPICFAVFGKKDAKYYLEDCCAATMQLILALQGWGVGSCWVAGAKKDYAEDVRKLLNVPEDYTLVSLVPAGYPEEISIAKKKPLDEVTFFDRYEEEE, encoded by the coding sequence ATGAGCTCGATTGGTGGAGCGGTTAACCTTGCTGTCACGGTGATCCGGAGCAGACACAGCGTGCGGAAGTACAAAGACACGCCCATAGATGACAAGATTGTGAAAGACGCCCTTGACTGCGCGCACCTTGCGCCGACCGCAAGAAACGAGCAACCCTGGCTGTTCGGGGCGATCCGCGACCGCGATACGTTGAAGGCGATCGCGGGCCTGGCCGATAACGGCCGGTTCATCGCCAATGCTCCAATCTGTTTTGCAGTCTTCGGGAAGAAGGACGCTAAATACTACCTGGAGGACTGCTGCGCGGCAACGATGCAGCTCATCCTGGCGCTCCAGGGATGGGGTGTCGGGTCATGCTGGGTCGCGGGGGCAAAGAAGGACTATGCCGAGGATGTCCGGAAACTTCTGAACGTTCCGGAAGACTACACCCTCGTCTCGCTGGTGCCGGCGGGATACCCGGAGGAGATATCGATCGCGAAGAAGAAACCCCTCGACGAGGTTACATTCTTCGATCGATACGAAGAAGAGGAGTAA
- a CDS encoding DUF2115 domain-containing protein produces MSAEKGKENVRRVCTRLRSAKTRAELAEILYQEVSRYSLSDLQAVRGRVERDLRFVPPAYRQRLYPRLVEQVFDTHHALISTIRQGRLRVGGEPLPPEYEEFCDMVERTCLAGEEDEQHLELLYFLLAAFNIFVLDLPAHPVGTPFPGGFMVEIRNGEYLCPVRDKANDVENALCPYCPAKQTET; encoded by the coding sequence ATGAGCGCGGAGAAGGGAAAAGAGAATGTACGCCGGGTCTGCACCCGTCTGAGGTCAGCAAAAACCCGCGCGGAACTTGCAGAGATCCTCTACCAGGAGGTATCCCGCTACTCGCTATCTGACCTGCAGGCGGTGCGGGGTAGGGTTGAGCGCGACCTCAGGTTCGTCCCACCCGCCTACCGGCAGCGGCTGTATCCGAGGCTGGTGGAGCAGGTCTTTGATACGCACCATGCCCTCATCTCTACCATTCGCCAGGGGAGGCTTCGGGTCGGGGGAGAACCGCTTCCCCCTGAATACGAGGAGTTCTGCGATATGGTCGAGAGGACGTGCCTTGCCGGAGAAGAGGATGAACAGCACCTCGAACTCCTCTACTTCCTCCTTGCCGCCTTTAACATCTTTGTCCTTGACCTCCCCGCTCACCCGGTAGGGACGCCGTTTCCCGGCGGGTTCATGGTCGAGATCAGGAACGGAGAATACCTCTGTCCTGTCAGGGATAAGGCCAACGATGTCGAGAACGCTCTCTGCCCCTACTGCCCGGCAAAACAGACTGAGACCTGA
- a CDS encoding P-II family nitrogen regulator: MPVDLIPKLKIEMVVRDADVERIIGIVRAHARTGRPGSAGCGRTMRIRPNPDPSRSPEWFCQVPAGSARVRCALFVSGLRCSRNRTVSGQTKIAPAASAYHPSTASNHTGSGQSGRPP; this comes from the coding sequence GTGCCGGTCGACCTGATCCCGAAGTTGAAGATCGAGATGGTCGTAAGGGATGCCGATGTTGAGCGGATCATCGGGATCGTGCGGGCGCACGCCAGGACCGGCCGGCCCGGCTCTGCAGGGTGCGGACGGACGATGAGGATCCGCCCGAATCCTGATCCCTCTCGCAGTCCTGAGTGGTTTTGCCAGGTACCCGCAGGGTCTGCACGCGTAAGGTGCGCCCTCTTCGTCTCAGGGTTGAGGTGCTCCCGCAACAGGACAGTCAGCGGCCAGACCAAGATCGCCCCAGCCGCTTCAGCGTATCACCCCTCCACCGCATCAAACCATACGGGGTCGGGGCAGTCTGGCCGGCCACCGTAG
- a CDS encoding SET domain-containing protein, with the protein MSKCHGRGVFARRDLLAGEVIEVCPVIVLGGADEQELLDKTHLFDYYFEWGELAAVALGYGSLYNHSSHANADHVCDVHRGEIRIYAHRHIREGEEITINYGGRPDCPDPVWFDAVEG; encoded by the coding sequence ATGTCAAAGTGCCATGGGCGTGGCGTCTTCGCCCGCAGGGATCTCCTGGCCGGCGAGGTGATCGAGGTCTGCCCGGTGATCGTGCTTGGTGGAGCAGACGAGCAGGAACTCCTGGACAAGACGCACCTCTTTGATTACTACTTTGAGTGGGGGGAACTTGCTGCGGTGGCGCTTGGATACGGTTCGCTCTACAATCACTCCAGCCACGCGAACGCTGACCACGTCTGTGACGTTCATCGGGGTGAGATCCGTATCTATGCTCACCGCCACATCCGGGAGGGCGAGGAGATCACGATCAACTACGGTGGCCGGCCAGACTGCCCCGACCCCGTATGGTTTGATGCGGTGGAGGGGTGA
- a CDS encoding ABC transporter ATP-binding protein: MGDIIAAHDLEKRFGDLIAVDRVSFRVREGEVFGFLGPNGAGKTTTMKMIQCISPKSGGNLEVFGMDVDTHPREIKSRIGVVPQENNLDPDFTAYRNLLVYARYFGIPKSVAEERAESLLGFMHLEEKRDVLIEKLSGGMKRRLIIARALVNEPELLILDEPTIGLDPQARHLIWETLRGLRAEGNTLVLTTHYLDEAERLCDRLVIMDHGKILVEGAPADIVSEYAGNEVIEVERTEKTATLLDEFGVAYDLAGDLLQIFTDHRADDLAGELLDLCRHEAAVTVRPATLEDVFLRLTGRSLRE; this comes from the coding sequence ATAGGGGACATCATCGCAGCGCACGACCTGGAGAAGCGGTTTGGCGACCTGATCGCGGTTGACCGTGTCTCGTTCAGGGTGAGGGAAGGGGAGGTCTTCGGGTTCCTGGGTCCGAACGGAGCCGGGAAGACCACAACCATGAAGATGATCCAGTGTATCTCTCCAAAGAGCGGCGGCAACCTCGAGGTCTTTGGCATGGACGTGGACACCCACCCCCGCGAGATCAAGAGCCGTATCGGCGTGGTGCCGCAGGAGAACAATCTCGACCCGGATTTCACAGCATACCGGAACCTTCTGGTCTACGCCCGCTATTTTGGTATACCAAAGAGTGTGGCAGAAGAGCGGGCGGAAAGCCTCCTCGGGTTCATGCACCTTGAGGAGAAGCGGGACGTCCTGATCGAGAAACTCTCGGGCGGGATGAAACGCCGTCTGATCATCGCCCGTGCGCTCGTAAACGAACCAGAACTGCTCATCCTCGATGAACCGACCATCGGGCTTGACCCGCAGGCAAGGCACCTGATCTGGGAGACCCTCCGTGGTCTCCGGGCTGAGGGAAACACCCTCGTGCTCACAACCCACTACCTGGACGAGGCTGAACGCCTCTGCGACCGCCTGGTGATCATGGATCACGGCAAGATCCTGGTCGAGGGCGCCCCGGCGGATATCGTCAGCGAGTATGCCGGAAACGAGGTCATAGAGGTCGAGCGGACAGAAAAGACTGCAACCCTTCTGGACGAATTCGGCGTGGCCTACGACCTTGCCGGCGATCTGCTCCAGATCTTCACCGACCATCGCGCCGACGACCTGGCAGGCGAGTTGCTCGATCTCTGCCGGCACGAGGCGGCGGTCACCGTCCGTCCGGCAACCCTGGAGGACGTCTTCCTGCGCCTCACGGGTCGGAGCCTGCGGGAGTGA
- a CDS encoding ABC transporter permease, with protein sequence MFECIQRVGSVWQRNLEAFLRTYRVNFIPPFIEPLLYLLALGFGLGTYIEAVDGVPYPVFIAPALVSISVMNSAFYECTYSSFVRMYYQKTFDAIIATPVSIDEVIAGEMIWGATRGVIYAGLMLPVLILFGVAAMPSSLLLIPFAFIAGLLFAGIAMCFTAITPSIETLNYPSFLFITPMFLFSGTFFPLDLLPEAVRYFALAVLPLTHVVEINRAITLEAVSAANLLNLAWIAVATAVFCSLATRLMKRRLVV encoded by the coding sequence ATGTTTGAGTGTATCCAGAGGGTGGGAAGCGTCTGGCAGAGGAACCTGGAAGCCTTCCTCAGAACATACCGTGTAAACTTCATCCCCCCATTCATCGAACCGCTCCTCTACCTGCTGGCACTGGGGTTCGGGCTCGGGACATACATAGAGGCGGTAGATGGCGTCCCCTACCCGGTATTCATCGCACCGGCCCTGGTCTCGATATCGGTGATGAACTCGGCCTTCTACGAGTGCACCTACTCCTCGTTTGTCCGTATGTACTACCAGAAGACGTTTGACGCCATCATCGCAACACCGGTCAGCATCGACGAGGTGATCGCGGGAGAGATGATCTGGGGCGCCACAAGAGGCGTTATCTACGCCGGGCTGATGCTCCCGGTGCTCATACTCTTCGGTGTTGCCGCCATGCCCTCCTCCCTGCTCCTCATCCCATTCGCGTTCATTGCAGGACTCCTCTTTGCAGGCATCGCGATGTGTTTCACAGCGATCACCCCGAGCATCGAGACGCTGAACTACCCCTCATTCCTCTTCATCACGCCGATGTTCCTCTTCTCCGGGACGTTCTTCCCGCTCGACCTTCTCCCGGAGGCTGTCCGCTACTTTGCCCTGGCCGTCCTCCCACTCACTCATGTTGTTGAGATAAACCGGGCGATAACGCTCGAGGCGGTTTCAGCGGCAAACCTGCTCAACCTTGCCTGGATAGCGGTGGCGACCGCGGTCTTCTGCAGCCTGGCCACCAGGCTGATGAAGAGGCGGCTTGTAGTTTAG
- a CDS encoding CxxC-x17-CxxC domain-containing protein, producing MDERYPRRGPRSYQDRPREYHKAICSDCGKECEVPFKPTEGRPVYCRDCLPKHRKPRF from the coding sequence ATGGATGAGAGATACCCCCGCAGGGGTCCCCGTTCGTACCAGGACCGCCCTCGCGAGTACCACAAAGCGATCTGTTCCGACTGCGGCAAAGAGTGTGAAGTACCTTTCAAGCCCACGGAGGGTCGGCCAGTCTACTGCCGCGACTGCCTCCCAAAGCACAGAAAACCCAGATTTTAA
- a CDS encoding D-alanine--D-alanine ligase family protein, with protein sequence MQILNELRRVLKPWGRLLLDVADGGYLKTHFQPRSWEWIDTGMFVCRERSLSLDEQRLISREVITDVEKGVVADQFYAERLYTPDALQRLLERAGFSEIAFHEIATESERNQDLGMMERRYIVTAQIRKDWSTTRARGQGRTKHVAVLLGDPDKPDPLKPSCVFDDDDIYTIDRMKAALRELPGYRFTYLCKHETLIRDLQRLKGRVDYVLNLCDEGFNNDPRRELHVPALLEMLNHPYTGAGPQSLAFCYDKSLVRGIAKEMGIPVPEACFIAPGDRTYEVGVKFPVIVKPNTGDSSYGITAASIAHTIEELSDVINSLRATLGYDRSLLVEEFLTGKDISVGIIGNPLGPCTVLPIIEEDYSTLPADLPRICGYEAKWLPDSPYWKITSKPADLPEETEKVIVRCCISLFERLECRDYCRFDWRLDAQGNPKLLEVNPNPGWCWDGHLAKMAKYAGLSYSRMLGRILKSAEERFGMEPENGARGEERAEQVSLDAGEAA encoded by the coding sequence ATGCAGATCCTCAACGAACTCCGGCGCGTTCTGAAGCCCTGGGGACGGCTGCTGCTGGATGTTGCCGACGGCGGGTATCTCAAAACGCACTTCCAGCCGAGGTCGTGGGAGTGGATCGACACCGGGATGTTTGTCTGCCGCGAACGGTCGCTCTCGCTGGATGAACAGCGCCTGATATCCCGCGAGGTTATCACCGACGTTGAGAAGGGTGTTGTGGCCGACCAGTTTTACGCTGAACGTCTATACACCCCCGATGCGCTCCAGAGACTCCTGGAACGGGCAGGTTTCTCCGAGATCGCATTCCATGAGATAGCCACCGAGTCAGAGCGCAACCAGGATCTCGGCATGATGGAGCGCCGATACATCGTCACCGCTCAGATACGGAAAGACTGGTCGACGACGAGGGCAAGAGGACAGGGCAGGACAAAACACGTCGCGGTGCTACTCGGCGATCCGGACAAACCCGATCCCCTGAAACCATCCTGCGTCTTTGATGACGATGATATCTACACCATCGATCGCATGAAGGCAGCCCTCCGCGAACTGCCGGGCTACCGGTTCACCTACCTCTGCAAGCACGAGACGCTGATCCGGGATCTCCAGAGGCTGAAAGGACGGGTGGACTATGTTCTCAACCTCTGTGACGAGGGTTTCAACAACGACCCAAGACGGGAACTCCACGTGCCGGCGCTTCTTGAGATGCTGAACCACCCCTACACAGGGGCCGGGCCGCAGTCGCTCGCGTTCTGCTATGATAAATCGCTCGTACGCGGGATTGCAAAGGAGATGGGGATACCGGTGCCGGAGGCATGCTTTATCGCGCCGGGTGACCGCACCTACGAGGTCGGGGTGAAGTTCCCGGTGATCGTCAAGCCGAACACGGGCGACTCCTCATACGGCATCACCGCTGCGAGCATCGCCCATACCATCGAGGAGCTCTCCGATGTCATCAACTCCCTGCGAGCAACGCTCGGCTACGACCGTTCGCTCCTTGTCGAGGAGTTCCTCACCGGTAAGGATATAAGCGTCGGGATCATCGGGAATCCCCTGGGACCATGCACGGTGCTTCCAATAATCGAGGAGGACTACTCCACGCTGCCAGCCGACCTTCCCCGCATATGCGGCTACGAGGCAAAGTGGCTCCCGGACTCTCCCTACTGGAAGATCACGTCGAAACCTGCGGATCTACCGGAAGAGACTGAGAAAGTGATCGTGAGATGCTGCATCTCACTCTTCGAACGTCTGGAGTGCCGCGATTACTGCCGGTTCGACTGGCGGCTCGATGCTCAGGGCAACCCGAAACTCCTGGAGGTCAACCCCAACCCTGGCTGGTGCTGGGACGGCCATCTTGCAAAGATGGCGAAGTATGCGGGTCTCTCATACAGCAGGATGCTCGGCCGGATCCTGAAATCTGCCGAGGAGCGGTTCGGGATGGAACCGGAGAACGGGGCACGGGGAGAAGAGAGGGCAGAACAGGTGTCGCTTGATGCCGGGGAGGCGGCCTGA
- the nifB gene encoding nitrogenase cofactor biosynthesis protein NifB, with amino-acid sequence MADEYRTATIGGREVPYDPEQLRKISEHPCYSDKACHAFGRCHLPVAPRCNIQCNYCIRDYDCVNESRPGVTSRVLTPEEGLDLVRRVVRDFPYVKVIGIAGPGEPLANPETFETLRLVHDEFPHLIMCISTNGLLLPEYIEELAKYDVGNVTVTLNAVDPAIGEKIYSWVEYEGKRHHGREAAELLLSQQFRGIEMAVAKKMFVKINTVYIPGINDEHIPAIAKKVGEMGAFTFNVIPLIPQYKFADITPPTPAEKREMQDKCAPYIKQMRHCARCRADAIGKLGQDVQSCVYQQMKDEKTE; translated from the coding sequence ATGGCCGACGAGTACCGGACCGCAACGATTGGGGGCAGGGAGGTTCCTTACGACCCGGAGCAACTGCGTAAGATCAGCGAACATCCCTGCTACTCCGATAAAGCATGCCATGCATTCGGGCGGTGCCATCTCCCCGTCGCTCCAAGATGCAACATCCAGTGCAACTACTGCATACGCGACTACGATTGCGTTAATGAGAGTCGGCCGGGAGTGACGAGCAGGGTCCTCACCCCGGAGGAGGGGCTTGACCTGGTCAGGAGAGTCGTCAGGGATTTCCCCTACGTGAAGGTGATCGGCATCGCAGGACCTGGCGAACCTCTGGCAAACCCCGAGACGTTCGAGACTCTGCGGCTTGTCCACGACGAGTTCCCCCACCTGATAATGTGCATCAGCACGAACGGGCTGCTGCTCCCGGAGTATATCGAAGAACTCGCGAAGTACGATGTCGGGAACGTTACGGTGACGCTCAACGCCGTAGATCCGGCGATCGGGGAGAAGATCTACTCCTGGGTCGAGTATGAAGGAAAGAGGCATCACGGCCGCGAGGCGGCCGAACTCCTGCTATCCCAGCAGTTCCGCGGGATCGAGATGGCGGTTGCAAAGAAGATGTTTGTAAAGATCAACACCGTCTACATCCCCGGGATCAATGACGAACACATCCCGGCAATTGCAAAGAAGGTCGGCGAGATGGGAGCGTTCACCTTCAACGTCATCCCGCTCATCCCCCAGTACAAGTTCGCTGATATCACCCCCCCGACACCGGCGGAGAAGCGGGAGATGCAGGATAAGTGTGCTCCCTACATCAAGCAGATGCGCCACTGCGCCCGTTGCCGGGCGGACGCTATCGGGAAACTCGGCCAGGACGTCCAGTCCTGCGTCTACCAGCAGATGAAGGATGAGAAGACCGAATAA
- a CDS encoding DNA-3-methyladenine glycosylase family protein, with product MRTIVLRPDRPFNLDRTLSCGQAFRWEVVDGWWNGVVGEEAIRIRQDGDRLIFTGADSRFIRDYFRLDQDLPSILASIDRDPVIGAAIQECMGLRLIRQPPWECLVSYICATNTNIPAVKRRIALMAERYGRPIERPGGRVYAFPEPDALAELSCTDLRECKVGYRAEAVREAALYAADNPDWAERIAALPFEEAREALMRFRGVGPKAADCVLLFAFGFFEAFPVDVWIHRIMTEAYLPELAGKGCTPAVYERIRKFAQEYFGDYAGYAQEYLYCVRESGMQKMVKPTFLNPATRQNSR from the coding sequence ATGAGGACGATCGTTCTCCGGCCTGACAGGCCGTTTAACCTCGACCGTACGCTCTCCTGCGGGCAGGCGTTCCGCTGGGAGGTGGTGGACGGTTGGTGGAACGGCGTCGTCGGCGAGGAGGCGATCCGGATACGTCAGGACGGCGACCGCCTTATCTTTACCGGTGCGGATTCGCGGTTTATCCGCGACTACTTCCGGCTCGACCAGGATCTCCCGTCCATCCTGGCCTCGATAGATCGCGATCCAGTGATCGGCGCTGCCATCCAGGAATGCATGGGTCTACGGCTGATCAGGCAACCGCCCTGGGAGTGCCTGGTCTCCTACATCTGCGCCACAAACACAAACATCCCGGCGGTGAAGCGACGGATCGCGCTTATGGCAGAGCGTTACGGGAGACCGATAGAGAGGCCGGGGGGGAGGGTGTATGCGTTCCCGGAACCGGATGCACTGGCGGAGCTCTCCTGCACGGATCTGCGGGAGTGTAAGGTCGGTTACCGGGCGGAGGCGGTCAGGGAGGCCGCCCTGTATGCGGCGGATAACCCGGACTGGGCGGAACGGATCGCCGCCCTCCCGTTCGAGGAGGCACGAGAAGCGCTGATGCGGTTTAGGGGGGTCGGCCCGAAGGCGGCGGACTGCGTGCTGCTATTTGCGTTTGGATTCTTTGAGGCGTTCCCGGTCGACGTCTGGATCCACCGGATCATGACAGAGGCATATCTCCCGGAACTTGCCGGAAAGGGATGCACGCCGGCAGTCTACGAACGGATCCGAAAATTTGCACAGGAATACTTCGGGGATTATGCCGGGTATGCGCAGGAGTATCTCTACTGCGTTCGCGAGAGTGGGATGCAAAAGATGGTGAAACCCACCTTCCTGAACCCTGCTACCCGACAAAACTCGCGATAA
- a CDS encoding ABC transporter ATP-binding protein, whose protein sequence is MLEFRAVRTLRDFVLDLALSVQPGETLVMMGENGAGKSTVLNLISGILTPDEGEITLSDRLLFSSGERINVPPENRNIGHLFQSYALFPHMTVAENVAFGLRCRKLPEPEIKRAVAEQLETMNLSELAGVNVGRLSGGQRQRVALARALVLDPDLLLLDEPLAAVDMRARAATRRELRERIRKTGIPCIVVTHNPRDAMELGDRLCLMEYGRLVAGGRPEEVLGMRENGLIASFVG, encoded by the coding sequence ATGCTTGAGTTTCGTGCTGTCCGAACACTGCGCGACTTCGTCCTGGATCTCGCCCTCTCTGTTCAGCCCGGTGAGACGCTGGTCATGATGGGGGAGAACGGCGCGGGCAAATCCACGGTTCTGAACCTGATCTCGGGCATCCTCACGCCCGACGAGGGCGAGATCACGCTCAGCGATCGTCTCCTCTTCTCAAGCGGGGAGCGGATCAACGTCCCGCCCGAGAACCGGAACATCGGCCATCTATTCCAGTCCTACGCCCTCTTCCCCCACATGACTGTCGCTGAGAACGTGGCGTTCGGTCTCCGGTGCAGGAAGTTGCCTGAACCGGAGATCAAACGTGCTGTTGCTGAGCAACTTGAAACTATGAACCTCTCCGAACTCGCAGGTGTCAACGTCGGCCGCCTCTCGGGAGGGCAGCGACAGCGTGTGGCCCTGGCCAGGGCACTGGTGCTCGACCCGGATCTACTCCTGCTTGATGAACCTCTCGCCGCTGTTGATATGCGTGCCCGGGCTGCAACGCGCAGGGAACTTCGCGAGCGGATCCGGAAGACCGGCATCCCCTGTATCGTTGTCACCCACAACCCGCGTGACGCCATGGAACTTGGCGACCGTCTCTGCCTCATGGAGTACGGACGGCTGGTTGCTGGTGGCAGGCCGGAGGAGGTGCTCGGGATGCGAGAGAACGGGCTTATCGCGAGTTTTGTCGGGTAG
- a CDS encoding ABC transporter permease yields the protein MDSTPSRQGREVLRHAWRARLSRGFQTLFAAALLVLFLLFVTLPVVSLFLRISPEAFFRSLAEPVVIDALSLSLTTATASTAIVLLLGTPLALLNARHEYPGRALVDTLTDLPIVLPPAVAGIALLMAFGRRGVVGQYLNEFGVSIAFTTVAVVLAQVFVASPFYIRQARASFEAVDRHYEDAARTLGASPTTVALRVTIPLAWGGLVSGAILSFARALGEFGATIMFAGNYQGRTRTMPLAIYTTMQGDLDAAISLAIILVVISFVVIAAVKVITRRNY from the coding sequence ATGGATTCGACCCCCTCCCGGCAGGGTCGTGAGGTGCTGCGGCACGCCTGGCGTGCGCGGTTATCAAGAGGGTTTCAAACCCTCTTCGCCGCCGCCCTTCTTGTGCTGTTCCTCCTGTTTGTCACGCTGCCGGTTGTATCACTCTTCCTGCGGATATCGCCGGAAGCCTTCTTCCGCTCCCTCGCCGAACCGGTGGTGATCGACGCTCTCTCACTCTCGCTCACCACCGCAACCGCAAGCACGGCGATCGTTCTCCTTCTCGGGACGCCGCTTGCCCTTCTGAACGCCCGGCACGAATACCCCGGGAGGGCGCTCGTCGATACCCTCACAGATCTCCCGATAGTCCTGCCGCCGGCGGTGGCGGGCATCGCGCTCTTGATGGCGTTTGGACGCCGGGGGGTGGTCGGGCAGTATCTCAATGAGTTTGGTGTATCCATTGCCTTCACCACCGTCGCGGTTGTTCTGGCGCAGGTCTTTGTCGCCTCGCCGTTCTACATCAGACAGGCAAGGGCGAGTTTCGAGGCGGTTGACCGCCACTACGAGGATGCAGCAAGGACGCTTGGCGCCTCCCCGACAACCGTCGCCCTCCGGGTTACAATCCCGCTTGCATGGGGCGGGCTTGTCTCCGGTGCAATACTCTCGTTTGCCCGTGCGCTCGGGGAGTTCGGCGCCACAATCATGTTTGCCGGGAACTACCAGGGCAGGACGCGGACGATGCCGCTTGCCATCTACACAACGATGCAGGGCGATCTGGATGCAGCAATCAGCCTTGCGATCATCCTTGTTGTGATATCGTTTGTGGTGATCGCCGCGGTGAAGGTCATCACCCGGAGGAACTACTGA
- the modA gene encoding molybdate ABC transporter substrate-binding protein: MKQSKTAILAVLSLVVIASLMAAGCTGTGETPEETTLTVFTAASLTGAFADIARAYEAENPGIKVDLVFDGSQTLRTQIEQGANADIFVSASTKHMQALQNSRFMDNDTVSDFVGNSMALIVPIDNPANITGLADLAEPGLKIVIGTKDVPFGDYTRQVLDKLAADPTYGGAYREAVMKNVISEEMAVSNVVPKLALGEADAAFVYKSDVSKEDLTRVARIEIPEDYNVQATYPLGILANSPHKAEAESFIEFVRGPAGSAILQDYGFDPLPAGS; encoded by the coding sequence ATGAAGCAATCAAAAACGGCAATCCTTGCCGTCCTGAGCCTCGTGGTCATCGCCAGCCTCATGGCTGCGGGATGCACGGGCACCGGGGAGACCCCGGAAGAGACAACCCTGACGGTCTTTACCGCCGCATCGCTCACTGGAGCCTTCGCGGATATCGCCAGAGCCTACGAAGCGGAGAACCCGGGAATCAAAGTCGATCTGGTCTTCGACGGTTCACAGACGCTCCGCACCCAGATTGAGCAGGGAGCGAACGCCGATATCTTCGTATCCGCAAGTACAAAGCACATGCAAGCCCTCCAGAACAGCAGGTTCATGGATAATGATACTGTTTCAGACTTCGTCGGGAACAGCATGGCCTTGATAGTCCCGATCGATAACCCGGCAAACATCACCGGACTTGCTGACCTGGCAGAACCCGGCTTGAAGATCGTCATCGGGACAAAAGACGTCCCCTTCGGTGACTACACCCGTCAGGTGCTCGACAAACTGGCCGCCGACCCCACCTACGGTGGGGCTTACCGGGAGGCCGTGATGAAAAACGTCATATCCGAGGAGATGGCGGTGAGCAACGTTGTGCCCAAACTGGCGCTCGGCGAGGCGGACGCGGCGTTCGTCTACAAGTCCGACGTTTCGAAGGAGGACCTAACCAGAGTGGCACGCATCGAGATCCCTGAGGATTACAACGTGCAGGCCACCTACCCGCTCGGCATACTGGCGAACTCGCCGCATAAGGCTGAGGCGGAATCGTTCATAGAGTTCGTCCGGGGCCCGGCCGGCAGCGCCATCCTGCAGGATTATGGATTCGACCCCCTCCCGGCAGGGTCGTGA
- a CDS encoding V4R domain-containing protein, with the protein MEPGMGVRGRPGRPKPKQEIDLYSTPEGAQVIDNPVRRAILAALHERERTFEEVVLLVGRAKSTVSVHLQELAAVGMVGSRADPDDSRRKVFYLTGDLVASLSPEERLAGDLAAYAGAYRPGMGDPFEFYRLAFRTIRIALMHEGIVLDPLLTRAGKGVGEELYPALANPDTEHFCTKIARFWEEHHLGRVEVERQDPLTLLVYDCFECADLPVTGRPACAFDSGILGALFSRHYNRSAAAIETRCYSMGFDHCRFEITLEGS; encoded by the coding sequence ATGGAGCCTGGGATGGGCGTCCGTGGAAGACCCGGCCGACCTAAGCCTAAACAGGAGATAGACCTCTACTCAACCCCTGAAGGGGCGCAGGTGATCGATAACCCGGTGCGGCGAGCGATCCTGGCAGCCCTCCATGAGCGTGAGCGCACATTTGAGGAGGTCGTTTTGCTTGTGGGCCGGGCAAAGTCCACGGTCTCAGTGCATCTCCAGGAGTTGGCTGCTGTTGGTATGGTTGGATCCCGCGCCGACCCTGATGACTCGCGGCGGAAGGTCTTCTACCTCACCGGCGATCTGGTCGCGAGCCTCTCACCGGAGGAGCGGCTGGCCGGGGACCTCGCCGCCTACGCCGGGGCATACCGGCCGGGTATGGGCGATCCCTTCGAGTTCTACCGTCTGGCGTTCCGGACGATCCGGATCGCACTCATGCATGAAGGGATCGTGCTTGACCCCCTCTTAACCCGGGCGGGAAAAGGTGTGGGCGAGGAGCTCTATCCTGCGCTGGCCAACCCGGATACCGAACATTTCTGCACAAAGATTGCCCGGTTCTGGGAGGAGCATCACCTGGGTAGGGTCGAGGTTGAAAGACAGGATCCGCTCACCCTCCTGGTCTATGACTGTTTCGAGTGCGCCGATCTCCCGGTCACAGGCAGGCCCGCATGCGCTTTTGACTCAGGTATCCTGGGTGCTCTATTCTCCCGCCATTACAACCGGTCTGCAGCGGCGATCGAGACCCGGTGCTACTCGATGGGATTTGACCACTGCAGGTTTGAGATAACTCTGGAAGGGTCATGA